In Capsicum annuum cultivar UCD-10X-F1 chromosome 8, UCD10Xv1.1, whole genome shotgun sequence, the genomic window CCTGTCGCATCCCAGATGAAGGTGCGATTAGGAAGTCCATTCACAATATAAGCATTTAACAAATTCAAGTTGTAATTCATGGGAAACCAAAGTTTATAAACATGTTGAGTGCATAAGTGAGCTGTTTTAAGCAGATGTAATAATGTTTAAGAATTCATCAGACATTATTAGATCTAAAGTAATTAAAGAAGACTGTCATCAGGAAGTCCTTATTAACAGCAAAATAATGCTGTCAATATCTTCAGTACTATTACTTAAAATTGCATGAATCCGTTTCATTATACAAAGTTGTTGACCAAGTGTCACATTAATAAGAAGTTTAGAGTAAATCCTAATGATGTAATGGTCCTCAAGAATCATAACCACAAGTAAATATTGTAACTGTCAGATAATAGCTCAACATATGAGTTCACCTGCTTCCGAGCCCTTGATCTAGCTGCAGATTCTCTGTTCTTAATCATCCTCCTACGCCTTCGCTCTACAACTTTTTCCAAAGAACTACCGGATCTCCTACCTCTTCCCCCTTCATTAAATGCGTAAGGGGAAGGTGAAAGAGACGATGTATCCACATTGCTCCTTGAAGTGAAATCGTTTCCAGGGGATCCTCCTTTTGCTGGTGAAACTCCACTGTGAAATTCTCCCATCCCCATAACTCCGCCTTGAGCTATATTATTAGTATTTCCAGAAGGACTGGACATTCCAACAGCAGGAGCCCTTGTCCGAGGGCTAGCTAGGTTACCATTGTTCGATAATTGCATAGGAGATGCAAATGCAACTGTTGTTTGCTTGGGGAAAAGCGGCCGCTGCTGCTGCTGAGGCTGTTGCTGTGAAGCCGTGGCACCAACCACATTCAACATGTTATTGGCTGCCATCTGATTAATCAACAGTCCAGTGTCTTGAGTTGGTTGCTGAAATGCTATGTTCAAACTGTTGTTATTCTGCTGACTCAAACCATCGTTATATGTAATACCAATTGAGTTTGAATTAGATTGCATATCTTCTCTAACTACCCCGGCCTTCACCAAGAACTCCTCCAATGTCATTTCTCCCAAGGTAGATTGCCTCTGCCCAAAGCTTGATTTCTCAGAGGCACTTTCATCTTTGGTACCAACAGTTTCTTTCTGAAAGTTTCTCCATACTTCATCAACACTTTTCTGCCTAAGTGGCCGAGGTAGTGTGAAAGAACCTTGCCTCTGTAGATTCCCATTCCCATCATCTCCTCCACCATTAGACGATACCACAGCTTGAGACTCTTCAGCTGACCAAATGCTTTTCAACAGGTCCTCCATATTTATTGATCCAAAATCTTTTCCAAGTCCACTAAATGTAGTTTGAAGCTCATCAAACGTCAACGAGTATATGGAAGATTGCCTAGCCAAAGGGAGATCACCATTACCCATTGACTTCCCCGTGTTGCTCTCTGGCTGTGGTGTGTCAGCAATGTTCTTGAAGTTCATGTAAGATCCCATGGTACTACAACACCAAGGGTATTTGATTATCTGATAAGAAAAAATCACCAGTAGGAGCTTTATCAGTTAAAGTAGACCCATCGCAACAACAACACACCCACTACAATCCCAGCACTTGGTTCGGAGAGGGTAGGATATATGTAGATCTTATCCTTAGACCCTCCACTCTCAGGAGACATAATATTCACCATATTAACAAATAGCAGGCCTATCTGAACTGTGACAAGTTTAAAGCTTTTTTTTCCATAATAGAAAAGAGCAAATTGGGGTTGGTAAAAATTCAGATAGTCAATCAACTTAACGCATGCCATTGAGTGCCCTGAGTTTATTTATCTTATTGACACGTTGGCCTTCAGAGGTAGATTAAAGATGTCCACTAGAGAAAGTTGCAATCTTTAAGATCTTACTTAACTGTACTTAACTTTTATATAACTGAAAAATCCTGATCAATATCTTATTTTAGTTAAAACCCCATGATTAATAGTACTTAGCTCATTTCAGTATAAAACATACTACTAAATATAGCTACTAGATCAGTTTTGACTGGATCCAAGATTTAACCATACCCCAAAAACCCAgaaacaaaattaattaattcaaccatctatacttaaaaaaaaatatacttgatCCTGTTCAAGATCATTACAagtcccaaaaaaaaaaatacaaagatttCAAGTTAATTAAATCAAGATTAGAAAAAAAAGATTGATCAATTTGTTGAAGTTGTTAGAAAATAGACAAATGAGAATAGGAAGTGGAGAGACAATTATACCCTTGCAGAGAAGGAGGAGCAGCGGAGAGAGCAGAAGCGTGTCGTTTCCTTCTTCTTCGCTGATTTTAGGGCTTTGCTCCACTCGACAAGTGTCTTCTTTCTTACACCCCTTACCTGCTCTTTTATACCGCACACTTCTTTATCTTACACGCCACTTTTCTTTTTAAGTccctttttaaaagaaaaaaaaatatttatttaaagaattatattaaaataactaataaaattattattatgtaatcagataattatgagtttaaatcttaaaaataatatccaaCATAAATGCAAGATAAAATTGAGGATCATACACCCTTGTGATGAAATCCTTCTCGAATTCTATGCATTATGAgagttttacatattttaattttaacataaaatttgagaaatttctaattttaaattaagataagttaaaaatatttatgatcttaaatactttctccgtttaaaaaagaatgacatatttttctttttagttagtttaaaaagaatgatccattttcttttttggcaatactttaatttcaacttttcacatggcatgtttaggattacaaaattaaagaatattttgatacatttgatacaactttaatttaaagtttcaaaattcaaatttaaaaaaaataaaaaattacgtCAAATTAAAGTAGATATTTTTTAAGGGAGTatttaagttaaaaaattaaagttaaatatcattaaaagaagggaaagagtcatttttttttaaacgaaaGAAATTTGAACGGGAGGAGCATCACGGtttattgtgaaaaaaaattttaaggtTTATATTAGGTCGTGGattttaaaagttataaaattttattttctaaactatCTTGTCACTTTAAATAATGTGACATGAGATAAACGAAGGagtattattttttctatcattttaatATACATATTTGCAGTTACGTGTTGCAGTAGAATATCAAAACGTGGACCAATGAGAGAGCTCAAAGATGATGTGACTTTGGCCAATGAGATATTGAAAAGTGGTAGAATTAGTGCCGTCACTTCTGTGCTTTTCTCACTAACGAATAGATGGCTCTTGTCCATTTGTCTATCGTTTTAGTTGACAGTcccataaaaatatttattttattttaatttttaatttatgaaattaaaaaaatatatattatatgtttttctaataataCCTTTATCATTACATAAAGTGTATATAATAAATTcagatttttaaattaataagattaatttgataaaataaattcctaataaatatttttaaaggggAATGACAAGTAAACAAAAGCCAACTACTTTGAAATagagaatatatttttattttttttgttttccaagGTATCTCAacagccggcagccgtgagactaatcttTCGTTCCTCAATCAGTGCATTTTGCGATAgagaactggccacagagtttgctccattcgcaGAGAATGTATTTTCAAATCTTATTCgagaaataatttttaatactttaaataaaattgaaattatagaTACTACACAAAAAGATACAATAAATTTAGTAATTTCCTCAGAAGTAGAAGTATTTGAAAATGTACTaaagaaattgatttttaaaaaaataaaaatagtttcataTTTAATGTTTGCATTAGAGTTGCAACAATTATAGGGGTGTTCAATTATTAagccacactatgaagatttgggagagagtggtcgagttggGGTTGAGAAGGATAGTTTCTAtctcggagaaccagtttggatttatgcccgggcgTTCGACAacgaggcaattcacctggtgcggagactggtggaacagtatagggaaaggaagaaggatctgcacatggtgtttatcgacttggagaaggcgtatgacaaagttcctagggaggttctttggagatactTGGAGGTAAGTGGGGTCCCAGTGGCGTATATCAaagcaatcaaggacatgtatgatggagctaataCCCAGGTGAAGACGGagggaggagattctgagcatttccctgtcttgacaggattgcaccaTGGATCTACTCTTATCCCCTTTTTGTTTACTTTGGTGATGGATATGTTGACGCGacgtattcaaggtgaggtgccttagtgtatgctttttgcatatgatgtagttttgattgatgagacgagGGGAGACGTGAATactaaattagaggtgtggagacagacctttgagtctaaagggttcaggttgagtaggagcaagacagaatatttggaatgtaagtttgatgacttgaggcaggaaaATGAGGTGGTTGTTAAGTTGGATTCCCAggtggtttgtaagagggatagtttcaagtatcttggggccatgattcaggagaatggtaaaattgacgaggatgtctcccaccgtattggggcgggatggatgaagtggaagctcgcttcgggggtgttgtgtgataagaaggtgccgcctaagcttaaaggaaattctacagggtggtagtccgtccgaccatgttgtatggagtagaatgttggccagtcaagaactctcacattcaaaaattgagggTCGCGAAAATGcagatgttgcgttggatgtgtgagattactaggggtgatagagttcggaatgtgactattcgggaaaaggttggagtggcttcagtggaggacaagacACGGGAAATCCGATTGAGATGATTCGGTCACGTGATGAGAAGAGACACGGATGctccggttcgtaggtgtgagatgCTAGTGTTGGATGATTtcagacggggtaggggtagaccgaagaaatattggagagaggtaatCAGGCGGGagatggagcagttatagctcactgaggacatgaccctagataggaagatctggaggacgcagattaggatagaaggctagtgtcaGTTTGTGTCGTTGTGGTAGGGCCATTACTTGGTaggtgtattattcttgttagGCCAACTTATTGCAGGCTTTATTACGAATTTCTTTAATATTCCTTGTTTATAATTCCTTGGGGCTGGCGTATTTATGTTTTGTCATCTTGTCTCATGCTTTATTACGGATTTGTTTAtcattccttgtcttgagccgggggtctatcgaaaacagtctttctacttctccggaggcagtggtatggactgcgtacatcttaccctcctcagGTCCCACtgtgtgagaatacactgggtttgttgttgttgttgttgcattagAGTAGACTCTCTAATGTTTGCATTGATGCCGACTTTCTAATTTTTGCATTAGAGTAAACTGTTTGTGTAACATTTAATTAGAGTGTGGTCTTTCTTCAGATCTTGCTAACACAGAATGTTTATGCATCGAACTGTCCATCATATTAAGTGAACAGAGAAAGTTGTATTTCGTTTTTGAATTTATATACTCGCTCAACATATAtagctattcatattttattaattcatcTACTACTttcatataaaaggaaaattcaaaatgTATATTTCATACACACTtgcacttcttctttttctcaaaGGAGAACTAATATATCTTAGCTTGTAACATGCAAAGAAATTCTAGTAGGCTTGTGTAAATGTCTTCAAATGGGACTCGTGATTGAAGGTTATATTGATTAAACTTATATATCAGCTACCCAATTAGcgtctctataaatatgagcaATAGAGACCATCCAGTTCCTAACCAAGATCAGGTGACAAATGCAGTTAATAATATTACTATATCGATAAGGCACAATTCTTAGCACACGAACAGATGAACTACATTAGCATCCTAGCATTAATCACGAGATAACTTATTTTCAACCAAACGATTCAAGTTTTACTGCCCAATAGCAGTAGAGTAATTGATACTAAAAATGCATCTGTAAAAAAATAGTACAGCATGTGaaatgaagataaagaagaatGAGGTGCGAACGTACGATGGACACATTATAGTGGATTCGAGTCAGGTCACTAATCACAAATATGGTAAAATCTTTTTATCTACATGCACTGAACTAGTGGTTCTAGGTAAAAAGATTTTTACCGACACTTGTGATAAGATAAGTTGATAACAAATAATTGGAGTAactttttaagttcaaaagaTGTAAAAGATATCAAttttatatctaatttaattttataatccAACTCATGAATCGAGAATTGTTTAAATCCGCTTAGGAGAAGAGAAGAGAGAGGAGAGGACAAACTAATATATGGGATTAATATCAGTGCTCAATAACAAAAATAGATCTTGATCTCAAGCTtaattcaactcaaaaactaactgACGAAGAAAATATGTTCAAGTTCATACAAGAATACCATTTTTTTAATCACATGCCGGAGTTTTCAACATAATGTAAGATTTGTGATCTTTGGCTatgatatgatattttaaaaaatcatggaAAAAAGTGCTCCAATAAGGAGGTGTGGGCATCCACTTAgctcttctaataattttttttaaaaaagtatggAGAGTAGGGTGCCCGCCATATCTCACTCTTATTAGTCAATCAAGGCTATTGAAAATCTTGAAGTGACGATTGGGGCAgcaaaattaagaattaattaataCTCAAAATGTGGTTGAGAAATAGGTATTCGATCTCCCCTTCCTAAAATCAATAATAGTGTACAATATTAAATAGGTTTTTAAGTTTATCTCCTctatgtttaaaaataaataaacttatcAAATTCAGAAAGAGGTGCAATTATCTACTCAACTTTTGAGAAATCTTAAAGCAAGAGAGAGAGGATAATACACACACCATCAAATATTGGCCAAAGTGTGTTTTGCTAATCATTGGATAATAGTTCAGGTAGAAAATTCACACTTACAATATTCAGATATGAAACCAAAAAAATGGATAATTAGGTGTGCTTTTTTACTCTTAACTCTTTATTTCATGGGCAAACAACACAAATCCCTacagtttggagcttaattacggaaaattttgacattttacataattactgaaaaatttaattttgggtctatcgagatatataattagcttccgatacatccaatgaagatcattttttcctttgtaaagatacataattagcttctaatacatccaatgaagatacataattagttgagattttcaTAAGAACTCTGTAAGGGTgagaatttatataaatataataagttaaagtgtgtatttatgttatttttccttattttatttcatttagaagAACCATTTTTGGAAGGAACTTTGATAATAATTGGACTCATGTCTTAAATTTCCACTGACCCAATTTAAATGGGTTAGTGAAACAGTTGGGACTCTTGCAATATCTTTTGGGCAAAGCAATACAGCCTGGGCTGATAAGCAACTAAGCCTTTGGGCCTAAGCCCTTAATATTCTGTACACATATATTCTCTTTTTAGGTTTGAGACACTTAAAAGCCTCTTTTTTATTCAAGTCATCAAGTAGTAGAAGTGCTATAAAACATCCACTTGTATTTAATGTGCCAAGTACAAATATAACAATTTGATGGAAACTTAtatattttgattaatatttgaACTTGAAGCCTCTTTATTGAGGTCATGCCATTGACATAAAACAAAATACTACTACTAATTATTATGGcgtaacatatatatacatgtctGGTTTAAACGTATACTAGATctaatataaagataaaaattaCAAGCAACGAACCTATCCATCTTATAGTTTCAGTGTCCGATTCCAATCAGCGTGAGAATGTTATTCTCAGGCTGCCTCCAATAGAACCCCTGCAAAATTACCGGCAGGATGTTGCACGATACAAGAACGTAAATCAGCAACGCGTTCGTTCCCATCCACTTCAATACTATGGTCCAGTATTTTCTATATCCCAACACATCAACAATCATGTAGACTCCAGTGAAGAGAAATCCAGCAGCACCAGCAGTAACACACATGTAACTGAAGGTATACAAAGCCTTGTTCAAATGCATCCCAAAGCCGTAGTCACATATTGCACCCAACAGTACCAGACAAGAGGACGGTATCAACCATTGCTGGACTCTAACTTTATGACCCTTGAAATGGACGATAATGTGGCCGTAATGCAGGCCAATGAAGCATGTTACAATTGCCATTAATGAACTCAATAGTCCTTCTGGATCAAATGGGGCGCCACACCATGATGGTGCAACTGGAGGAAGAGGACCGTAGTCTGGGGAACTGACACTACATTCTTTCAATCGTCCATAAATAGGCCTGTTATATAGATGTTGAATTCCCAGTATCTTTCTATCGATCATTCCTACAGCGTTACATGCTGGCCCAGTATCTCCTCGTACACCGCATTTAACTGAGAATGTTACTGTTTTCGAAGAAGATAGGTCCGTTGGCATCTGATACTCCCAATCAGGAACGTATAAACCATAGAACAAAGAAAGGTATACGACAGTAACAATTATAGTCAGAGCCCATTGAAGACGATATTTCTTCATCAAAGACTTTCCTGAACTGACGTTAAAATTAGTAGCGTTGAGCCAAATTTCACACATAGCTGCCACCAAAAACGAAACTGCAATTCTCTGCAGTATACCCATCCATCTAATGCTCTCAAAATCCGCTCCGTAAGTAAGACTTCCGGAGCCATGAAAATAGCCTCCTTGAAGAAACAGACCAATGACAAAAAGCTTAAGAGCGCGATAGATTGCTTTTCTAGTCCCGATCAACCTACAGGGCAAGTTCTTGAACGCGAGTCCAAGTGATACACCCACAATAAACAAGAAAAATGGCATGACAAAATCAGCTAGGGTTACACCATTCCAGGGCGAATGATTGACAGAAGGATAAACTCCGCCAGCATATTCCACGAATACCATCAACACAACAGTGAGACCGCGAAAAATATCCAGAGAAAGAACGCGGCCACTTCCTGTTAATGTAGACTTGTTGTTCAAGTCTACATTAACGTTCTCTTTCGTTCCATCGCATGTAATAATTTCAATCTTAGAAGAGACATTATTGGCTTCTGTCTGAACTTGCACATAATTATTCCCCCACCTTATTCGTTCACCATTAATCTTCTCTCCAGTTAGTCGATCAGATTCCATTACTGTCGATATATTAAAACAATGCAACcggagaaaaaaatgaagaagacgAGATTTAATTTCTTTCTCTCTAAGTAACAATTTGAAGGgaagtaaaataattctaatgTTGTCTACTAGAGGTAGAAACACTAGTATTTATAGTAGTGAAAACCTAATTCAACTAAAAGTAGGAAAACTATTTCTATATTATCTACGgagtataatatattaaaaagtaGAAAAGTGATTttcaactttttgttcttcactaaAAATACTCCTTTACACAAAACTGTCTTctaatcactatttttttaaatttattatttaattatttttattatattaactaaactcctaaaatatatgggactcctaaaatatatgaaaggagaatcaattaatatttttctttgtactgatcaattagaaaaatactcttaaattaggatagaaaaatactcataaaataagactctattaaggaaatacttctataaataatGAGATGCACATTAAACTAGAAAAAGAAATCGATTTAGttgttgaaaaaatatgattgatgttaaTCTAaattgattcgattgcatgtctagattggtagaTGCTTAATTTTTCaactctcaacttcttcactgtttttgacAACAtgatagaattcaacgtgtgtgtatatatatactagtttaggtgtacgcgtcttgcgcgtgtaccttactttaatgagttcaaatattacattagatatttgtttaaataataagaatgaatataataattgaatttaatattttttgagcatgtaaagatggagaatttatttattaaacctaatctttatcaaaaatatttttaaaagtcgatcgacattcaatctaatctttacacgcaaaaatattttcaaagtcatccgacactcatctactaccagtaaacaataacaaaataatatgataatagagatatcaaaataataaactGAACCTagcctttacataaaaaaattcttcaaagtccaccaacatttatctatcacatataaactgcaacaaaataatacgataaaagtgatatcaaaacaatacaattaaacttaaattttacacacaaaaatttctcaaagccgatcgagattcatctacgaactgtaaactaccacaagataacaaactaatagagatattacaataatacaattaaacctactctttacctaaaaaaaattttcaaagccgacccacattcatctagtatctgtaaattaaaataaaacaataagataataaagatatcaaaataatacaattaaatctaacctttacacaagaaattcttcaaagtcaaccgacattcatctacgacctgtaaactatataaaaaaaatataatagtaatcacaaattaaagcttcgattttgaaccaactaatttttctttgagcgaaaattttgaccctaaagaatgattttgagtgaaaacaaagaagacatatatatacacacatgttgaattctattacgTTGACAAAAACAGTGTAGAAGTTGagagttagaaaatcaaacatccatcaatctagacatgcaatcaaatcaagttagacgagcatcaatcatattctcccgcTAGGCAAATCGGTTAGTTCTTTAGTTTAActtacatctcaatatttatagaaatattttcttaatggaatcttattttaggagtatttatTCTAATTGaatagtacaaagaaaaatattaattaattcttttaccatatattttaggagtctcatatattttagaaagtctgttagaaagaaaaatattaattaattctcctacgatatattttaggagtctcatatattttaggaagtctagtagaaaggaaaaaatattaattaattctcctaccatatattttagaagtctcgtatattttaggaagtctagttaatataataaaaaataattaaataataaattaaaaaaatagtgaaaagacagttttgtctaaagaagaatcgtttaatgaagggtaaaaagttcaaatcacttttctaagagtcttcacatttttaatatattatagatgtaggtgtagatataaatatatatatatatatcttctttgttttcattcaagtcattctttagggtcaaaatttttgctcagacaagaattattttttcatcaaaactgaagttctgtgatcactattgtattattttattgtagtttacaggtgtgatcactattgtattattttgttgtggtttacaggtcgtagataaaTTTACAAGTGATAAATGAATGTCGgtcgactttgaggaattttttagataaaggttaggtttaattgtattatatttaaatatctattttgagaatttttttgtgtaaaggttaattagtttaattttattattttgatatttctattatcgtattattttgttataatttacagg contains:
- the LOC107879505 gene encoding heparan-alpha-glucosaminide N-acetyltransferase-like; this translates as MVFVEYAGGVYPSVNHSPWNGVTLADFVMPFFLFIVGVSLGLAFKNLPCRLIGTRKAIYRALKLFVIGLFLQGGYFHGSGSLTYGADFESIRWMGILQRIAVSFLVAAMCEIWLNATNFNVSSGKSLMKKYRLQWALTIIVTVVYLSLFYGLYVPDWEYQMPTDLSSSKTVTFSVKCGVRGDTGPACNAVGMIDRKILGIQHLYNRPIYGRLKECSVSSPDYGPLPPVAPSWCGAPFDPEGLLSSLMAIVTCFIGLHYGHIIVHFKGHKVRVQQWLIPSSCLVLLGAICDYGFGMHLNKALYTFSYMCVTAGAAGFLFTGVYMIVDVLGYRKYWTIVLKWMGTNALLIYVLVSCNILPVILQGFYWRQPENNILTLIGIGH
- the LOC107840274 gene encoding ABSCISIC ACID-INSENSITIVE 5-like protein 7; protein product: MGSYMNFKNIADTPQPESNTGKSMGNGDLPLARQSSIYSLTFDELQTTFSGLGKDFGSINMEDLLKSIWSAEESQAVVSSNGGGDDGNGNLQRQGSFTLPRPLRQKSVDEVWRNFQKETVGTKDESASEKSSFGQRQSTLGEMTLEEFLVKAGVVREDMQSNSNSIGITYNDGLSQQNNNSLNIAFQQPTQDTGLLINQMAANNMLNVVGATASQQQPQQQQRPLFPKQTTVAFASPMQLSNNGNLASPRTRAPAVGMSSPSGNTNNIAQGGVMGMGEFHSGVSPAKGGSPGNDFTSRSNVDTSSLSPSPYAFNEGGRGRRSGSSLEKVVERRRRRMIKNRESAARSRARKQAYTLELEAEVAKLKEINEELRKKQAEIIEKQKNQLLDKRSMPCGYKLRCLRRTLTGPW